One genomic segment of Rivularia sp. PCC 7116 includes these proteins:
- a CDS encoding response regulator gives MTNPDFQQNPPQILVVDDQKTLRLVLHKAMEKQGYQIIEACNGQHCLDICQKVTPDMILLDARMPGMDGFACCSKLQTLMGDNCPPVLMVTVLDDQESIERAFQVGASDYITKPIDWGVLARRVNRLLTSRWAILETRRQIERECRLTVSLETANRELQNLASTDALTKVASRSYFNEYLQREWKRLQKYQLPLSLIMCKIDFAQIDSQAKDNDLCHIADIMRKCKKRSTDFIARYSDEIFVMILANTEAEEATEVIKILQNSIESLDIQNEYLKISFGTASMIPLEESSAYQLVKNAEQQLAINNEKLTEITHQ, from the coding sequence ATGACTAATCCCGATTTTCAACAGAATCCACCGCAAATTCTCGTAGTAGATGACCAAAAGACTTTACGATTGGTACTACACAAGGCAATGGAGAAACAGGGGTATCAAATAATAGAAGCCTGTAACGGACAACATTGTTTAGATATTTGTCAGAAAGTTACACCAGACATGATTTTACTAGATGCTAGAATGCCCGGAATGGATGGGTTTGCCTGCTGTAGTAAATTACAAACTCTTATGGGCGATAACTGCCCACCAGTTTTGATGGTAACAGTTCTTGACGATCAAGAATCCATAGAACGAGCTTTCCAAGTAGGAGCAAGCGATTACATCACAAAACCCATTGATTGGGGAGTACTTGCACGCAGGGTAAATCGCTTATTAACATCTCGCTGGGCAATATTAGAAACTCGTCGTCAAATTGAAAGAGAATGCCGATTAACGGTAAGTTTGGAAACAGCAAATCGAGAATTACAAAATCTTGCTTCTACTGATGCATTAACTAAAGTAGCCAGTCGTTCTTATTTTAACGAGTACTTACAGCGCGAATGGAAACGATTGCAAAAGTATCAACTACCTTTATCTTTAATTATGTGTAAAATTGATTTTGCACAAATAGATAGTCAAGCTAAAGATAACGATTTATGCCATATTGCTGATATCATGCGTAAGTGTAAAAAGCGCTCAACCGATTTTATTGCCCGGTACAGTGATGAAATCTTTGTGATGATTTTAGCGAATACTGAAGCAGAAGAAGCAACAGAAGTAATCAAAATACTTCAAAACTCTATTGAATCATTAGATATACAAAACGAATATTTAAAAATTAGTTTTGGTACTGCCAGCATGATTCCCCTTGAAGAATCATCTGCATATCAATTAGTTAAAAATGCAGAACAACAGTTAGCAATCAATAATGAGAAATTAACAGAAATTACGCACCAATAA
- a CDS encoding sodium:calcium antiporter, whose amino-acid sequence MLWIQVIICIALVIVVSSKLSQSADMVAEKSGLGRNWVGAILLAGSTSLPELATGVSAVNYLDAPDLAAGGIFGSCLFNLMILAILDIYTGGGPLFQQAQVSHGLAAGLGSLLLGVAGCGIFLAQRNIHPMIGWIGVPSFILILLYLISARLIAKFERRRRSEVLEQESEAFEYEHIKPRKAYLMFALSSLAIVVLGVWLAWLGDKVVQATGLEESFIGSLLLAITTSLPEVAAGIAAVRLDAVDLAISNVFGSNIFNMAILGVYDVAYTKGDLWTKIGNVHIFTAVIAMMMTSLAIVGLIYRATRPSRLYLTYDVLGLIVLYIGGMYIIYLG is encoded by the coding sequence ATGCTTTGGATTCAAGTCATTATATGTATAGCGCTGGTGATAGTAGTGAGTTCAAAACTTTCGCAAAGCGCCGATATGGTGGCTGAGAAGAGTGGTTTGGGACGTAACTGGGTAGGCGCTATTTTACTGGCTGGAAGTACTTCTTTGCCTGAATTAGCTACTGGTGTAAGTGCTGTGAATTATCTCGATGCACCGGATTTAGCAGCAGGAGGTATTTTTGGCAGTTGTTTATTTAATTTAATGATTCTGGCAATATTAGATATTTATACTGGCGGAGGTCCGCTGTTTCAGCAAGCCCAGGTAAGTCACGGTTTGGCGGCTGGTTTAGGTTCTTTGCTATTAGGTGTTGCTGGCTGTGGAATATTTTTAGCTCAGAGAAATATACATCCAATGATTGGTTGGATTGGCGTTCCTAGTTTTATACTAATACTGCTTTACTTAATTAGCGCTCGTTTGATTGCTAAGTTTGAAAGGAGGCGGCGTAGCGAAGTATTAGAGCAGGAAAGTGAAGCTTTTGAATACGAACATATCAAACCGCGCAAAGCATATTTAATGTTTGCTTTATCTTCATTAGCAATAGTAGTGCTGGGTGTGTGGTTAGCTTGGTTGGGAGACAAAGTTGTTCAAGCAACCGGATTGGAAGAAAGCTTTATCGGTTCATTATTACTCGCTATTACTACATCGCTTCCTGAAGTTGCTGCTGGCATAGCTGCTGTACGATTGGATGCTGTTGATTTAGCAATTTCCAATGTTTTTGGTTCCAATATTTTCAATATGGCAATTTTGGGAGTTTATGACGTTGCTTATACCAAAGGTGATTTGTGGACAAAAATAGGCAATGTACATATTTTCACTGCGGTTATCGCAATGATGATGACTTCCTTAGCGATTGTAGGATTAATTTACCGTGCAACACGACCATCGAGGTTATATCTTACCTATGATGTTTTGGGGTTAATTGTTTTATATATTGGCGGTATGTATATTATCTATCTGGGGTAG
- a CDS encoding mechanosensitive ion channel family protein, translating to MLYTFVSSNYQLLVTNYLLPITHYPLVFAQSADEAAKETAEQTKQIITEITTWKISQGLIVVAIAYITIKVVDKLVVWLSEQAAKEWRLRIKQFLPFARMMVLTTTIIFLMNLFLNLSRDNLVAVTGTVAVALGFAFKDYASSIIAGIIGLFEAPYRVGDRVQIEDFYGEVRSYGLRGIRLQTPEDNVVTIPHNKIWTNAVSNANMGELEAQVITEFYFAHEVDSDLVTKILYRVAYTSKYTYLKLPILVVLEEKNWGTLFQLKSYPLDARDEFIYKTDLTKRAKRVFSKYHLPYPRLVNMEKVE from the coding sequence ATGTTGTACACTTTTGTATCTTCTAATTACCAATTACTCGTTACCAATTACCTATTACCAATTACCCATTACCCACTGGTTTTTGCTCAATCAGCCGATGAGGCAGCGAAAGAAACCGCAGAACAAACTAAACAAATTATTACAGAAATTACAACTTGGAAAATTAGTCAAGGGTTGATTGTTGTTGCTATTGCTTATATCACGATTAAGGTGGTTGACAAATTAGTCGTTTGGCTATCCGAACAAGCAGCAAAAGAATGGCGACTGCGAATTAAACAATTTCTGCCTTTTGCAAGAATGATGGTTTTGACTACCACCATTATTTTCTTAATGAACTTATTTTTAAACTTATCCCGAGACAATTTAGTTGCAGTCACGGGTACTGTTGCAGTTGCTTTGGGGTTTGCTTTCAAAGACTACGCAAGCTCTATCATAGCCGGAATCATCGGCTTATTTGAAGCACCTTATCGAGTTGGCGATCGCGTTCAAATTGAAGATTTTTATGGCGAGGTAAGAAGCTATGGACTTAGAGGAATTCGTTTGCAAACCCCGGAAGACAATGTTGTTACAATACCTCACAACAAAATCTGGACAAATGCTGTATCAAATGCCAACATGGGCGAGTTAGAAGCCCAAGTAATTACGGAGTTTTATTTTGCCCACGAAGTAGATTCGGATTTAGTAACTAAGATACTATATAGAGTAGCATATACAAGTAAATATACTTATTTAAAACTTCCCATCCTAGTAGTTTTAGAAGAGAAAAACTGGGGAACCTTATTCCAATTGAAAAGCTATCCTTTAGATGCGCGAGACGAATTCATTTACAAAACCGACTTGACAAAAAGAGCAAAACGAGTATTTTCTAAATATCATTTGCCTTACCCTCGGTTGGTAAATATGGAAAAGGTCGAGTGA
- a CDS encoding GAF domain-containing protein, with the protein MSIAANSEPPHLLSDQKKSVIDRTDALACLGSELVYVQEGTGRYLNFYWQQSERLGLESEHIDNNQNQESFAPIDKAGYFERLEQVLTTLIPQKCQCWFSLPQGTVEFELLITPILPTLGSAATSVLVMGRLLQVAASKNQIQVTPKSKKIGDDLRSQQYQKLINNITTNIRRTLDLKIIWQQTVDSLSATLKPEFCIICPYYGESKISVIAESCQPNVKPMLGTEIDIASEVGFTQALNTLKPVIVEPTENSLFNTEKLLIVATSHQEQPNSLIALSLSAECSHLSAKELELTKEAANQIGTAIAHATLYKELESARQQAEDASRLKSEFLANVSHEIRTPLNGMIGFLKLILDGMADDDEEKALFLGEAHKSSLHLLEVINDILDFAKIEAGKMELELRPVKLDELFTDVENFMRLQAEHKSLSFGMQLPDTNDEILVYSDYLRLKQVMINLVGNAIKFTHEGHITVTADVVRKKVMFKEQEFPGMVKVRVVDTGIGVSLDQQDKLFQLFSQVDGSRTRQYGGTGLGLTISQKLVEAMGGEVHFYSLGEGLGSTVTFTVPLYQQPVMVSSADSEEG; encoded by the coding sequence ATGAGTATTGCTGCGAATTCTGAACCACCGCATTTATTGTCCGACCAGAAAAAATCTGTTATCGATCGCACTGATGCATTGGCTTGTCTGGGATCTGAATTGGTGTACGTTCAGGAAGGAACGGGACGTTACCTTAATTTTTACTGGCAGCAAAGCGAACGTTTAGGGTTAGAGTCAGAACATATTGACAATAACCAAAATCAAGAAAGCTTTGCCCCGATTGATAAAGCGGGTTATTTTGAACGGTTAGAGCAAGTGTTGACAACTTTAATTCCTCAAAAGTGTCAGTGTTGGTTTAGTCTTCCGCAAGGAACTGTAGAATTTGAATTGCTGATAACTCCTATACTGCCAACTTTAGGTAGTGCTGCCACCTCGGTATTGGTTATGGGGAGATTACTGCAAGTTGCGGCGAGCAAAAATCAAATCCAGGTAACGCCTAAATCTAAAAAAATAGGTGATGATTTACGTTCGCAGCAATACCAAAAGCTGATTAATAATATTACGACCAATATTCGGCGAACCCTGGATTTAAAGATTATTTGGCAGCAAACTGTTGATAGCTTGAGTGCAACATTAAAACCAGAATTTTGTATAATTTGTCCGTATTACGGCGAATCAAAAATAAGTGTTATAGCAGAATCTTGCCAGCCAAACGTTAAGCCAATGTTAGGCACGGAAATAGATATAGCTTCTGAGGTTGGCTTTACTCAAGCTTTGAATACTCTTAAGCCAGTTATAGTAGAGCCAACAGAAAATTCACTATTCAACACTGAGAAACTTTTAATAGTCGCAACTTCCCATCAAGAACAACCCAATAGCTTAATCGCATTGAGTTTAAGTGCTGAATGCTCCCATTTATCAGCTAAGGAACTTGAGTTAACTAAAGAAGCTGCTAATCAAATTGGTACGGCGATCGCCCACGCGACTTTGTATAAAGAATTAGAATCGGCGCGGCAGCAAGCGGAAGATGCTTCCCGTCTCAAAAGCGAATTTCTAGCTAACGTTTCTCACGAAATCCGCACGCCTTTAAATGGAATGATTGGCTTTTTGAAACTGATTTTGGATGGAATGGCTGATGATGACGAAGAAAAAGCTCTGTTTTTAGGAGAAGCTCACAAATCATCTTTACATTTATTGGAAGTTATTAACGATATTTTAGACTTTGCCAAAATAGAAGCAGGCAAAATGGAGTTGGAACTGAGACCGGTAAAACTTGATGAGTTATTTACCGATGTCGAAAACTTCATGCGGTTGCAAGCAGAGCATAAAAGTCTCAGCTTTGGGATGCAGCTACCCGACACAAACGATGAAATTCTCGTTTACAGCGATTACCTGCGTCTCAAACAAGTAATGATAAATTTAGTCGGTAACGCCATAAAATTTACCCACGAAGGGCATATAACCGTTACTGCTGATGTAGTTCGTAAAAAAGTTATGTTTAAAGAGCAAGAGTTTCCCGGTATGGTAAAAGTCCGGGTAGTAGATACAGGTATAGGTGTTTCTTTAGACCAGCAAGATAAATTGTTTCAATTATTTTCCCAAGTCGATGGTTCCCGTACTCGTCAATATGGTGGTACTGGGCTGGGATTAACCATATCTCAAAAATTAGTCGAAGCGATGGGTGGCGAAGTTCATTTTTACAGCTTAGGTGAAGGGCTTGGCTCCACAGTTACCTTTACAGTTCCGCTGTACCAGCAACCGGTGATGGTTTCTAGTGCAGATAGTGAAGAAGGGTGA
- a CDS encoding MarR family transcriptional regulator, producing the protein MGTLFNKFHTWLLENRKLLLSRFSTDEQETQEPERSLTELPPSLASDLLAAMDKLPIDNPDLEAIQSTLDEAFEKWRNNPQVADNSLIILSSPVTTVSRILIESLQDWALEKQIKLLPLQWISRPQEVESIKTRLQQQLGRGIVAAESKQPEIVVIPNLSWCFLRCVDGLEGIDYLQDVLLQDDSRFWVIGAGKVGWEYLNHVSHFKAYCGESLELPELTGEQLGEWLEPIISEFDITFAKSNIDFSNSEENETYQNRYFRRLAAVSEGVNTVAVQVFLRSICYEPQEADEKEETQEILEAQNPDLPNLTRLDADEHYILYSVLLHGDLTLAGLSQSLGDEKSFVKGRVQMLRRKGLLEQKNGILTINPIHYPRIKNELSNNNFIIYETD; encoded by the coding sequence ATGGGTACACTTTTTAATAAATTTCACACCTGGTTGCTTGAGAATCGGAAATTATTGCTGTCTAGGTTTTCGACTGACGAACAAGAAACGCAAGAGCCTGAAAGGTCTTTAACTGAATTACCACCTTCGTTAGCATCCGATTTGCTAGCAGCTATGGATAAGCTACCTATTGATAATCCAGATTTGGAAGCGATTCAGTCAACTTTAGATGAAGCTTTTGAAAAATGGCGCAATAATCCCCAAGTTGCTGATAATTCTTTGATAATTTTAAGTTCTCCGGTAACAACTGTATCGCGCATACTAATTGAAAGTTTGCAAGATTGGGCATTGGAAAAGCAAATCAAACTATTGCCTCTACAGTGGATAAGTAGACCACAAGAAGTTGAAAGTATCAAAACAAGATTACAGCAGCAACTTGGTAGAGGAATAGTGGCAGCAGAATCGAAGCAACCAGAAATAGTTGTTATTCCTAATTTAAGCTGGTGTTTTTTGCGTTGCGTTGATGGCTTGGAAGGAATCGATTATCTACAAGATGTGCTGCTTCAAGATGACTCTAGATTTTGGGTGATTGGTGCAGGTAAAGTTGGTTGGGAATACCTTAATCATGTATCCCATTTTAAAGCTTATTGTGGTGAATCTTTAGAATTACCCGAGCTAACAGGAGAACAGTTAGGAGAATGGTTGGAACCGATTATTTCTGAATTTGATATTACTTTTGCTAAGTCTAATATTGATTTTTCTAACTCAGAAGAAAATGAAACTTATCAAAATCGGTATTTCCGGAGATTGGCTGCTGTAAGTGAAGGTGTTAACACTGTAGCCGTACAAGTTTTTTTACGTTCAATTTGTTATGAGCCTCAAGAAGCAGATGAGAAAGAAGAAACACAAGAAATTTTAGAAGCGCAAAATCCGGATTTACCTAATTTAACCCGTTTGGATGCTGACGAGCACTATATTTTATATTCGGTATTATTACACGGTGATTTAACATTAGCTGGACTCAGTCAAAGTTTGGGAGACGAAAAATCTTTTGTTAAAGGCAGAGTACAAATGTTGCGTCGTAAAGGTTTACTTGAGCAGAAGAATGGGATACTAACTATTAACCCGATTCATTATCCTCGAATTAAAAATGAATTATCAAATAATAATTTTATTATCTATGAAACTGATTAA
- the lepA gene encoding translation elongation factor 4, with product MTDVPASRIRNFCIIAHIDHGKSTLADRLLQATGTVENRQMKEQFLDNMDLERERGITIKLQAARMNYKSKDGQEYVLNLIDTPGHVDFSYEVSRSLVACEGALLVVDASQGVEAQTLANVYLAIENDLEIIPVLNKIDLPGAEPDRVAGEIEEVIGLDCSGAILASAKEGIGIPEILEAIVERVPQAQNNIEKPLRALIFDSYYDSYRGVIVYFRVMDGTLKKGDKVYLMASGKEYEIDEIGVLSPNQVQVDELHAGEVGYLSAAIKAVEDARVGDTITLSKAKAVQPLPGYAEANPMVFCGMFPIDSDQFKDLREALDKLKLNDAALQFEPETSSAMGFGFRCGFLGLLHMEIVQERLEREYNLDLIITAPSVIYRVTTNKGEVVYVDNPATLPSPNDREKIEEPYVKVEMITPETYVGTLMELSQGRRGIFKDMKYLTQGRTTLTYELPLAEVVTDFFDQMKSRSRGYASMEYQLIGYRENHLVKLDLMINGDPVDSLAMIVHRDKAYNVGRSMAEKLKELIPRHQFKVPIQAAIGSKIIASEHIPALRKDVLAKCYGGDISRKKKLLQKQAKGKKRMKSVGTVDVPQEAFMAVLKLDQNA from the coding sequence ATGACTGACGTTCCCGCTTCTCGCATTCGTAATTTTTGCATTATTGCTCACATTGACCACGGTAAATCAACTTTGGCTGACCGTCTTCTGCAAGCCACTGGTACGGTGGAAAATCGGCAGATGAAGGAGCAGTTTCTCGATAACATGGATTTGGAACGGGAGCGCGGCATTACTATTAAGCTGCAAGCTGCCCGAATGAATTACAAGTCCAAAGATGGTCAAGAATACGTACTGAATCTGATTGATACTCCCGGTCACGTTGATTTTTCTTATGAAGTGTCCCGCAGCTTGGTAGCTTGTGAGGGGGCTTTGTTGGTAGTAGACGCTTCCCAAGGTGTAGAAGCTCAAACCTTGGCAAATGTTTATTTGGCGATTGAGAACGATTTAGAAATCATTCCGGTTTTAAATAAAATTGATTTACCCGGAGCCGAGCCAGATAGAGTTGCTGGCGAAATTGAAGAAGTTATTGGTTTGGATTGTAGCGGTGCGATTCTTGCTTCTGCAAAGGAAGGAATTGGTATTCCAGAAATTTTAGAAGCAATTGTCGAACGAGTGCCGCAGGCACAAAATAACATTGAGAAGCCTTTGCGGGCTTTGATTTTTGATAGTTATTACGATAGCTACCGGGGAGTAATTGTTTATTTCCGGGTGATGGATGGCACGCTGAAAAAAGGCGATAAAGTCTATCTCATGGCTTCTGGGAAGGAATACGAAATTGACGAAATCGGTGTTCTTTCTCCCAATCAAGTACAAGTTGACGAACTCCACGCTGGAGAAGTGGGTTATCTTTCGGCAGCAATTAAGGCTGTGGAAGATGCGCGGGTAGGAGATACCATAACTTTAAGTAAAGCTAAAGCGGTGCAACCTTTGCCCGGTTATGCAGAAGCTAACCCAATGGTGTTTTGCGGAATGTTTCCTATAGATTCCGACCAGTTCAAGGATTTACGCGAAGCTTTAGATAAACTTAAGCTTAACGACGCAGCTTTACAGTTTGAACCGGAAACTTCCAGCGCTATGGGTTTTGGTTTCCGTTGCGGCTTCTTGGGTTTGCTGCACATGGAGATTGTCCAGGAGCGTTTGGAGCGCGAATACAATCTGGATTTAATCATTACGGCTCCTTCGGTAATTTACCGCGTAACTACTAACAAAGGTGAAGTAGTTTACGTTGATAACCCCGCTACTCTGCCTTCTCCCAACGACCGAGAAAAAATTGAGGAGCCTTACGTTAAAGTAGAAATGATTACCCCGGAAACCTACGTGGGTACCTTGATGGAGTTATCTCAAGGTCGTCGGGGTATATTCAAAGATATGAAATATCTTACCCAAGGGCGGACAACTTTAACTTATGAGTTGCCTTTAGCCGAAGTTGTCACCGACTTTTTCGACCAAATGAAATCTCGTTCTCGCGGTTATGCGAGCATGGAATATCAGCTAATTGGCTATCGCGAAAATCATCTGGTGAAATTAGACTTGATGATTAACGGCGATCCAGTTGATTCTTTAGCGATGATTGTTCATCGAGATAAAGCTTATAATGTTGGTCGCTCAATGGCTGAGAAATTGAAGGAATTAATTCCCCGCCACCAGTTTAAAGTACCCATCCAAGCAGCGATTGGTAGTAAAATTATTGCTTCAGAACATATTCCAGCATTACGAAAGGATGTGTTAGCCAAATGTTACGGTGGTGACATTAGCCGGAAGAAGAAACTTTTGCAGAAGCAAGCCAAAGGTAAAAAGCGGATGAAATCTGTAGGTACTGTAGATGTTCCGCAGGAAGCATTTATGGCAGTGTTGAAATTGGATCAAAATGCATAA